Proteins from a genomic interval of Bacillota bacterium:
- a CDS encoding ISAs1 family transposase — protein MAVDGKTQRGSGSEDTKPIHLMAALLHKEGIVAPQNEVDSKSNEIAAFKPLLNPLDLEGVVVTADAIHAQAHHARYPVEEKKADYVFTVKANQKSLFEDIAALGESGFSPCLHNKRWRPWPHRDAHHSRNHIRLVRSGC, from the coding sequence ATTGCTGTCGACGGCAAGACCCAACGCGGTTCAGGTTCAGAAGACACTAAGCCTATACATCTAATGGCTGCTCTGCTCCATAAAGAAGGCATAGTCGCTCCTCAGAACGAGGTCGACTCAAAAAGCAATGAGATTGCGGCATTCAAGCCCCTGCTTAACCCACTAGACCTCGAAGGAGTTGTTGTCACCGCTGATGCTATCCACGCTCAGGCCCACCACGCCCGGTACCCAGTGGAGGAGAAGAAAGCCGACTATGTCTTCACCGTCAAAGCCAATCAGAAAAGCCTCTTTGAGGATATTGCCGCCCTCGGGGAGAGCGGTTTTTCCCCCTGCCTACACAACAAGAGATGGAGACCATGGCCGCATAGAGACGCGCACCATTCGCGCAACCACATAAGGCTGGTCCGGAGCGGCTGTTAG